A single window of Labrus mixtus chromosome 23, fLabMix1.1, whole genome shotgun sequence DNA harbors:
- the zgc:194930 gene encoding uncharacterized protein zgc:194930 produces the protein MGCQCCRMIKSYIYDPSVVVDGRKPDSADSMLYHPHRLSGGGPRSDHNKQKQGIHNLGYSKSNDSTLKMEADNNHVNHRLHAAPSPAKDRQGNAPPPEVYIIQPDPRWKIQERGPSQVPVYPNIEENQRSYGERGNHQTKNGWDSSITIDSGIPSADEVDEGVGGTPEYPCDTGDEGSILSVDIHTSTTSLSSADTRDERRLPKNPDVSTVESGISVMKSEDEEESRNEEEEECVDSITDSMVAEALAALEAATAGEESE, from the exons ATGGGGTGCCAATGCTGCAGGATGATAAAAAG CTACATCTACGACCCCTCTGTGGTGGTGGATGGGAGGAAGCCGGACTCCGCAGACAGCATGCTGTACCATCCACACCGCCTCTCAGGGGGAGGCCCTCGCAGCGACCACAACAAACAGAAGCAGGGCATCCACAACCTGGGCTACAGCAAGTCCAACGACAGCACGCTGAAAATGGAGGCTGACAACAACCACGTCAACCACAGACTGCACGCTGCACCTTCACCTGCGAAGGACAGGCAGGGGAACGCTCCACCTCCAGAGGTTTACATCATCCAACCTGATCCGAGGTGGAAGATTCAGGAGAGAGGCCCGAGCCAGGTGCCCGTGTACCCGAACATAGAGGAGAACCAGAGGAGCTACGGTGAGCGAGGAAACCATCAGACAAAGAATGGGTGGGACAGCTCCATCACGATTGACAGTGGAATCCCGTCAGCAGACGAGGTAGACGAGGGTGTAGGAGGAACGCCGGAGTACCCCTGTGACACGGGCGATGAAGGTAGCATCCTGTCGGTGGACATCCACACCAGCACCACCAGCCTGTCCTCGGCAGACACCAGGGACGAGCGCAGACTGCCAAAGAATCCAGATGTGTCCACCGTGGAGAGCGGGATCTCCGTGATGAAgagcgaggacgaggaggagtcgaggaatgaggaagaggaagaatgTGTAGACAGCATCACGGACTCGATGGTGGCAGAGGCTCTTGCTGCTCTGGAGGCCGCGACAGCAGGGGAGGAGAGCGAGTGA